Proteins encoded together in one Nitrospira sp. window:
- a CDS encoding META domain-containing protein, protein MKQIAERNRWELAHWGDRSVPYGDDAQPVILSFKDGRVSGHAGCNRYAAAISFGPQAGEVTVSRGMTTRMACETRRMEFEAAFIKAFEASRRYRLDGERLSFESEVAPPLEFYRRPLACRESPFSACGETHDLPAPH, encoded by the coding sequence ATGAAACAGATCGCTGAGCGGAATCGCTGGGAGTTGGCGCACTGGGGTGATCGCTCAGTTCCCTACGGCGATGATGCACAGCCAGTGATCCTTTCGTTCAAGGATGGGCGAGTGTCAGGCCACGCGGGGTGCAATCGGTATGCGGCAGCCATTTCATTTGGCCCTCAAGCCGGCGAGGTCACCGTGTCACGTGGTATGACGACACGCATGGCCTGCGAAACCCGCCGTATGGAGTTTGAAGCGGCATTCATTAAGGCGTTTGAGGCCTCACGACGGTACCGGCTGGATGGCGAACGTCTCTCGTTTGAGAGCGAGGTCGCTCCACCGCTGGAGTTTTACCGCCGGCCATTGGCATGCCGGGAATCGCCTTTTTCTGCCTGCGGCGAGACACACGATCTCCCCGCGCCGCACTGA
- a CDS encoding acetylglucosamine-6-sulfatase yields the protein MFHVACPASFRLACSFALLLLSLDPTVAAAEQLKAEVPAPQRQAWWTERHERTVSRIRQGQVDLLFIGDSITQGWEEDGRPLWDQYYAGRRAVNLGYNSDQTENVLWRLQHGELEGISPKLAVVMIGTNNSAMREDPPENTAAGIRAILTTLRTRLPGTKILLLAIFPRGLTNDDPLRRVNEAVNERLPAMADQRQIFFLNLNRRFLDGEGRLSAEIMSDALHPSEHGYQVWAEGMEEMVTRLMNE from the coding sequence ATGTTCCACGTAGCCTGCCCTGCCTCTTTCCGGCTCGCCTGCTCGTTTGCCCTGTTGCTGCTCTCGCTTGACCCAACCGTTGCCGCTGCGGAACAGCTCAAAGCTGAAGTGCCTGCCCCACAGCGCCAGGCCTGGTGGACAGAACGACATGAACGGACCGTCTCCCGCATCCGCCAGGGTCAGGTCGATCTCTTGTTTATCGGAGATTCGATCACACAGGGCTGGGAGGAGGATGGGCGCCCGTTGTGGGACCAATACTATGCCGGTCGGCGGGCGGTGAACCTCGGCTATAACAGCGACCAGACAGAGAATGTCCTGTGGCGGCTCCAGCACGGGGAGTTGGAGGGGATCTCGCCGAAACTGGCCGTGGTGATGATCGGGACGAACAACAGCGCCATGCGCGAGGACCCTCCCGAGAATACCGCCGCCGGCATTCGGGCCATTCTCACCACCTTGCGAACTCGCTTGCCGGGGACAAAGATCCTGCTCCTGGCGATTTTCCCTCGAGGCCTGACAAATGACGACCCACTTCGCCGCGTCAACGAGGCCGTGAATGAACGGCTGCCGGCCATGGCCGATCAACGCCAGATCTTTTTTCTGAACCTGAACCGCCGCTTTCTCGATGGCGAGGGGCGCTTGTCTGCGGAGATCATGTCCGACGCGCTGCATCCCAGTGAACACGGCTATCAAGTTTGGGCCGAGGGGATGGAGGAAATGGTCACACGCCTCATGAACGAATGA
- a CDS encoding YbgC/FadM family acyl-CoA thioesterase, whose product MDIRIYYEDTDCGGVVYYANYLKYFERARTHYLEERGLSVAGLRDQGTQFVVVHAELDYRSPGRYGDTLVIDTTLVDSSQASFTFAHVLRERTSGRIVVEGSAKLVTVDEQLKVTRLDKPTLAALQGPPHTRS is encoded by the coding sequence ATGGACATTCGCATCTACTACGAGGACACCGATTGCGGCGGGGTGGTGTACTACGCGAACTACCTCAAATATTTTGAACGGGCCAGGACGCACTATCTTGAGGAGCGCGGACTGTCGGTTGCGGGGTTGCGCGACCAGGGGACGCAGTTCGTTGTGGTGCATGCCGAATTGGACTATCGGTCGCCCGGGCGGTACGGCGACACCTTAGTGATCGACACGACGTTGGTAGACTCGAGTCAGGCGTCGTTCACCTTCGCGCACGTGTTGCGGGAGCGGACGAGCGGGCGTATTGTGGTGGAGGGCTCGGCCAAGCTCGTGACGGTAGACGAGCAATTGAAGGTGACGCGGCTCGACAAACCCACCCTGGCTGCGTTACAAGGACCTCCACACACGAGGAGCTAA
- a CDS encoding TIGR02710 family CRISPR-associated protein: protein MKALILAFTDAPPLAAYVINRLQPELLCFFVPESAKTQVEEAVQPLVQQMPKRWDWVVTPDAADIIACHQALSRTIHDLLRTWAVHAGEVVVDLTGATPAMAAALATVSQPWTSRIISLVDAAGSEESEAIIIDGLTKRWVQGNPWDESAVVVRREASDAFNQGSFRAAATLFHALEARVSGGQKPLYRALGELALGYGLWEQFHYRQAWDKLKTSVKALDMASIWGGPPGLKGLLPLIKANSGFLERLVLDPAEVKEGVVLDLLAHAHRRAHVDHDHERAMVALVRALEACAQRQLFKQYKIKSWDVQLEQLPESMRETCRTCYLEDVDGKYKLPLQSQWRALAGLGDQMGQAFLRDWPRMKPLLDAANHAVLGHGFEAIKGERVQQLSDVVMKLTGVSESSLPKFPVLSL, encoded by the coding sequence GTGAAAGCCCTCATCCTCGCCTTCACCGATGCGCCGCCGCTCGCGGCCTATGTCATCAACCGCTTGCAGCCGGAACTGCTGTGTTTCTTTGTGCCGGAATCGGCGAAGACGCAGGTCGAAGAAGCCGTGCAGCCGCTCGTGCAGCAAATGCCGAAGCGCTGGGATTGGGTCGTCACGCCCGATGCGGCGGACATCATCGCCTGCCATCAGGCGTTATCACGAACCATTCATGATCTCCTGCGCACCTGGGCGGTACACGCGGGTGAAGTGGTCGTCGATTTGACCGGGGCGACTCCCGCCATGGCCGCCGCGCTCGCGACAGTGAGCCAACCCTGGACATCCAGAATCATCAGTCTGGTTGATGCGGCAGGGTCTGAAGAGAGCGAAGCGATCATCATCGACGGACTCACCAAACGCTGGGTTCAGGGCAATCCCTGGGATGAATCGGCGGTCGTTGTTCGCCGTGAGGCCAGTGACGCATTCAACCAAGGCTCGTTCAGGGCTGCCGCAACTCTGTTTCATGCGTTGGAAGCTCGAGTGAGCGGCGGGCAGAAGCCGCTCTATCGCGCGCTGGGTGAACTCGCGCTGGGATACGGCCTCTGGGAGCAGTTTCACTATCGGCAGGCTTGGGACAAGCTGAAGACCTCCGTGAAGGCGCTCGACATGGCGTCGATCTGGGGCGGGCCCCCGGGGTTGAAAGGACTGTTGCCCTTGATCAAGGCCAACAGCGGATTTTTAGAGAGGCTGGTGCTCGATCCTGCCGAAGTCAAGGAAGGTGTCGTGCTCGACCTCTTGGCCCATGCTCATCGCCGCGCGCACGTGGATCATGATCATGAACGTGCCATGGTGGCGTTGGTCCGCGCGTTGGAGGCCTGCGCGCAACGGCAGTTATTCAAGCAGTACAAAATTAAGAGCTGGGACGTGCAGCTGGAGCAATTGCCTGAATCAATGCGGGAGACCTGCCGGACCTGTTACCTGGAGGATGTCGATGGCAAATACAAGTTGCCGCTCCAGAGTCAGTGGCGCGCCCTGGCCGGACTCGGCGACCAGATGGGGCAGGCGTTTCTCCGCGACTGGCCGCGGATGAAACCGTTGCTCGATGCGGCGAACCACGCCGTGCTGGGTCATGGGTTCGAGGCGATCAAAGGCGAACGGGTGCAGCAATTGTCCGATGTGGTGATGAAGCTCACGGGCGTGAGCGAGTCCTCGCTGCCGAAGTTTCCCGTCCTCAGTCTCTAG
- a CDS encoding MarR family transcriptional regulator, whose product MMRNEDQKIDARLNRLARALQVFIGEIMDAPMDTADHPLPDIELSPREIKALLLLGDKGELIMTDLATALSAPLSTVTRIIDRLENKQMVERFRSLEDRRIVIVKESEKGKVLREHFRRSQLDIAARMLQPLSNGEREILIELLEKLTTGRRPH is encoded by the coding sequence ATGATGCGGAACGAAGACCAAAAGATCGATGCCAGGCTGAACCGGCTCGCGAGAGCACTGCAGGTGTTTATTGGGGAGATTATGGATGCTCCTATGGACACAGCAGATCATCCTCTGCCCGATATCGAGCTTTCGCCACGTGAGATCAAGGCATTGCTTCTGTTGGGCGATAAAGGAGAGCTGATTATGACCGATCTCGCCACTGCCTTGTCAGCTCCGCTCAGCACCGTGACGAGAATCATCGATCGGCTTGAAAACAAACAGATGGTCGAGCGATTTCGTTCTTTGGAGGACCGGCGGATCGTGATCGTCAAGGAATCTGAGAAAGGCAAGGTGCTGCGCGAGCATTTCCGCCGCAGTCAGCTCGATATAGCCGCTCGGATGCTACAGCCGCTTAGCAATGGCGAACGCGAGATTCTGATCGAATTGCTGGAGAAGCTGACGACGGGCCGACGCCCGCACTAG
- a CDS encoding FtsX-like permease family protein: MNRIALHMLMGDTGKYLGIVAGVMFASLLLVQQLAMFVGIMTQMYSGINAVNAEIWVMDPKVRFIDDSQPMTDGQIGRVRSVEGVAWAVTLYKGSVQAKLEDGTNTAIVLYGIDDTTLIGGPAVMTAGTLSDVRQSEAVVVDAISAGDKLAHVNPDGTRTPLKLGDTLELNDHRVVVVGFCEVSRGFQSQPVVYTTYTRALSMVPSQRKNLSFILAAPQQGQSAEKVAARIGRITRLAAYTSQQFIEKTLRYYITETSIVINFGLSVFIAFLMGTLIAGQTFYNFTMDNLRHFGALKAMGAGNRTLLSMILTQAALVGFLGYGTGTGLASLLGWATQDSMITFTLPWQVLAAAGLAVVGIVAISSVISLRKVMKLEPGIVFRG, encoded by the coding sequence ATGAACCGCATCGCCCTGCACATGTTGATGGGAGATACCGGCAAATACCTCGGCATTGTCGCCGGCGTCATGTTCGCCTCGTTGCTCCTGGTTCAGCAACTGGCGATGTTTGTCGGAATCATGACTCAAATGTACTCGGGAATTAACGCCGTCAACGCCGAGATCTGGGTCATGGACCCGAAGGTGCGCTTCATCGATGACTCCCAACCGATGACGGATGGGCAGATCGGTCGAGTACGAAGCGTGGAAGGCGTCGCGTGGGCCGTCACCCTCTACAAGGGCTCTGTCCAGGCCAAACTCGAAGACGGCACAAACACCGCGATCGTCCTGTACGGGATTGATGATACGACATTGATTGGTGGCCCCGCAGTGATGACAGCGGGCACGCTCTCGGATGTTCGCCAAAGCGAGGCCGTGGTTGTCGATGCCATCAGCGCCGGTGACAAACTGGCGCATGTGAATCCGGATGGAACCCGAACGCCCTTGAAGCTGGGCGACACGCTGGAACTGAACGATCACCGTGTCGTGGTGGTCGGATTCTGCGAAGTGTCACGTGGCTTTCAATCACAGCCCGTGGTGTATACGACGTACACGCGGGCGTTGTCGATGGTTCCCTCGCAACGTAAAAACCTGTCGTTTATCCTGGCTGCGCCGCAGCAGGGACAATCCGCTGAGAAGGTGGCAGCGCGAATCGGACGGATTACGAGGCTGGCGGCCTACACCTCGCAGCAGTTCATCGAGAAGACGCTGCGGTACTACATCACCGAAACCAGTATTGTGATCAATTTCGGCCTCTCCGTGTTCATCGCCTTCCTAATGGGGACGCTCATCGCCGGCCAAACGTTCTACAACTTCACGATGGACAACCTGCGGCACTTCGGCGCGTTGAAGGCGATGGGCGCCGGAAATCGAACCCTGCTCTCCATGATTTTGACGCAGGCGGCGCTGGTCGGGTTCCTCGGGTATGGCACCGGAACGGGGCTGGCATCCCTCCTAGGCTGGGCCACGCAGGACAGCATGATCACTTTCACATTGCCATGGCAGGTGCTGGCGGCGGCGGGCCTAGCAGTAGTCGGCATTGTTGCGATTTCTTCCGTGATCAGTTTGAGGAAAGTCATGAAGCTCGAACCGGGCATCGTGTTCAGAGGCTGA
- a CDS encoding ABC transporter ATP-binding protein, translated as MDATTTTHAVECHAIKKVFGSGASEVRALRGIDLTIQQGEVMMLVGPSGCGKTTLISTIAGVLDPSEGECLVFGQNLHHMTEEDRTQYRGQHIGFVFQQFNLIGSLPLRENVAIPLLINDIGYAEALRKADEALEKVGLGDRTMSRPSDISGGQQQRVAIARAIVHSPNLLVCDEPTSSLDHVTGQRIVELLRSLAASEGRALIIVTHDTRIYHFADRIARIDDGQVQQIFHSYQDMVDAERTLQ; from the coding sequence ATGGATGCGACAACAACCACACATGCCGTCGAGTGTCACGCGATCAAAAAGGTATTTGGCAGTGGAGCCAGCGAGGTGCGTGCGCTTCGCGGCATCGACCTCACGATTCAGCAGGGCGAAGTGATGATGCTGGTCGGGCCGTCCGGCTGTGGGAAGACGACGCTGATTTCCACGATCGCTGGTGTGCTGGACCCAAGCGAGGGCGAGTGCCTGGTGTTCGGGCAGAACCTCCACCACATGACCGAGGAGGATCGGACGCAGTATCGCGGTCAGCATATCGGCTTTGTGTTTCAGCAATTCAATCTGATCGGATCACTCCCGCTCCGCGAAAATGTCGCGATCCCGCTTCTGATCAACGATATCGGATACGCGGAAGCTCTTCGAAAAGCCGACGAGGCGCTCGAAAAAGTCGGGCTGGGCGATCGCACGATGTCCCGCCCATCGGACATCTCGGGAGGCCAGCAGCAGCGCGTCGCCATCGCCCGCGCAATCGTCCATTCTCCGAACCTGCTGGTGTGTGATGAACCAACCAGCTCGCTGGACCACGTCACCGGGCAACGCATCGTCGAGTTGCTGCGCTCGTTGGCGGCAAGTGAGGGTCGGGCGCTGATCATTGTCACGCACGACACCCGCATCTACCACTTTGCGGATCGGATCGCCCGGATCGACGACGGACAGGTTCAGCAGATCTTTCACTCGTATCAAGACATGGTGGACGCAGAAAGGACGCTGCAATGA
- a CDS encoding biotin/lipoyl-binding protein, with amino-acid sequence MTRQYLLPVIAVLGVGFGLYMVAATTKPPQQSKPVAEPSKAPFAAYVFGAGLIEASTENVKVGSPTGGLVTTVYVKVGDQVKKGQPLWQLEDGPKRAELARYEAAGASAEATLDKLRKGNRLEDIRKQEQQLAQVNIQLDDARAQLVLREGAATEDLRAISQDEVNQARHAVRQREAAVAYQQAELDRLKTGTWTAELRVQQAAVREVRAQILQTKVDVERLTVRSPLAGEVLQVKIHAGEYAPAAQTDDALMLVGNNELLNVRVDVDEQDAWRVDHAQPAVAYPRGRSDLNIPLTFVRVEPYVVPKKSLTGASTERVDTRVLQVVYSFRQRHDFSLYVGQQMDVYIQAQPLPDPGAQAPPEERSQGGNS; translated from the coding sequence ATGACTCGCCAATACCTCTTACCGGTCATAGCTGTTTTGGGCGTCGGATTCGGACTGTATATGGTGGCGGCGACGACCAAGCCGCCGCAGCAGTCCAAGCCCGTCGCCGAACCGTCGAAGGCGCCCTTTGCGGCCTACGTTTTCGGTGCGGGATTGATCGAGGCGTCGACCGAGAACGTCAAAGTGGGCAGCCCGACCGGGGGACTGGTCACGACCGTTTATGTGAAGGTCGGCGACCAGGTGAAGAAAGGACAACCGCTGTGGCAACTCGAAGACGGCCCGAAGCGTGCCGAACTGGCCCGTTACGAGGCCGCCGGGGCATCGGCCGAGGCGACGTTGGATAAACTGCGGAAAGGGAATCGGCTCGAAGATATCCGGAAACAGGAGCAGCAACTCGCTCAGGTCAACATCCAACTGGACGATGCGCGGGCGCAGTTAGTGTTGCGCGAAGGGGCGGCCACGGAGGATTTGCGCGCGATCAGCCAAGACGAAGTCAACCAGGCACGCCATGCCGTGCGGCAACGTGAGGCCGCGGTGGCCTATCAGCAAGCTGAGCTGGACCGGCTGAAAACCGGTACGTGGACAGCCGAACTTCGGGTGCAGCAAGCCGCGGTCCGAGAGGTCCGAGCTCAGATTCTTCAGACCAAAGTCGACGTAGAGCGGCTGACCGTCCGTTCACCTCTTGCCGGGGAAGTGCTGCAAGTGAAGATTCATGCCGGGGAATATGCTCCGGCCGCTCAAACCGACGACGCCCTGATGCTCGTGGGCAATAACGAGCTGTTGAACGTTCGCGTGGACGTGGATGAGCAAGATGCCTGGCGCGTGGATCATGCACAGCCTGCGGTCGCCTATCCACGAGGACGAAGTGACCTCAACATTCCGCTCACGTTCGTGCGCGTCGAGCCATACGTCGTTCCGAAGAAATCGCTGACCGGAGCATCCACCGAACGCGTGGACACGCGCGTCTTGCAGGTTGTCTACAGCTTTCGTCAGCGTCATGATTTCTCACTGTACGTCGGCCAACAGATGGATGTGTACATCCAGGCGCAGCCTCTACCGGATCCGGGAGCCCAGGCTCCCCCGGAAGAACGATCACAAGGGGGCAACTCATGA
- a CDS encoding efflux transporter outer membrane subunit: MRTHVLTAVLVSTVLRGCAVGPDYREPVVNAPAAFVEAPRQNVANDTTALAEWWTTFPDEELTSLVQRTIANNLDVQIAEGRLQEARASLRYTSANTQLPTVNLEGKYSRNKISTENPAIPKLGAGTLIPTSYSYFQSFFDASYELDLFGGVRRQVEASAADAQSYEDSLRNTLVSTIAEVAKDYLQLRQYQEQLAVASATETSRRDTLKITQVRYKAGLATDLDVANAAASLASTHASIPTLQSSAGRMIRAIAVLLGQNPDDLTEELQATHRIPAAPPEIPVGLPSDLLRRRPDIRQAERTLAAATARVGVQVAKLFPSISLTAQYGIQAGNVLSLTQAAAGFYTLGPQIKWGLLNYPATKASIRTYEARRDQQYLTYQKTVLTAFQDVENALSAYGKEKEAYSALEEEVRQYDKAASIAMTRYTQGLSNFLDVLDAQRSLYTAQDALVQSRAALAIDLIALYKALGGGWEHNDLVAHAVQRTNVKE, encoded by the coding sequence ATGAGGACCCACGTACTCACAGCCGTCCTCGTGTCTACGGTGTTGCGTGGATGCGCGGTCGGGCCGGATTATCGTGAACCCGTCGTCAACGCGCCCGCGGCCTTCGTGGAAGCTCCCCGGCAGAACGTCGCCAATGACACGACAGCGCTTGCCGAATGGTGGACGACCTTCCCCGATGAGGAACTCACGTCACTGGTGCAACGAACCATCGCCAATAACTTGGACGTTCAGATAGCGGAGGGCCGGCTCCAGGAAGCGCGCGCGTCTCTTCGCTATACCAGTGCGAATACGCAACTTCCGACCGTGAATCTAGAAGGGAAATATTCGCGCAATAAGATCAGCACCGAGAATCCCGCGATCCCAAAACTCGGTGCCGGGACCCTGATTCCGACGTCCTACAGCTACTTTCAGTCCTTTTTTGACGCCAGTTATGAACTCGATTTGTTCGGCGGCGTGCGACGACAAGTGGAAGCATCCGCGGCGGATGCTCAGTCCTATGAGGACAGCTTACGAAATACGCTCGTCAGCACCATCGCCGAGGTCGCCAAGGATTATCTCCAACTTCGGCAATACCAGGAGCAGTTAGCTGTCGCAAGCGCCACTGAAACGTCACGACGTGACACGTTGAAGATCACGCAGGTCCGCTATAAGGCCGGTCTCGCCACTGATTTGGATGTCGCAAACGCAGCAGCCAGTCTCGCGTCAACCCACGCGTCCATCCCAACCCTCCAAAGCAGCGCCGGCCGGATGATTCGCGCGATCGCCGTGCTTCTGGGCCAGAATCCAGACGACCTCACCGAGGAACTACAGGCGACTCATCGCATCCCGGCCGCGCCGCCTGAAATTCCCGTTGGCCTCCCCTCCGATCTCTTGCGACGCCGTCCTGATATACGGCAAGCAGAGCGCACTTTGGCGGCAGCCACCGCGCGTGTCGGCGTGCAGGTGGCGAAGCTGTTCCCATCCATTAGCTTGACGGCCCAGTACGGAATCCAAGCCGGCAATGTGCTCAGCCTGACGCAGGCGGCCGCCGGCTTCTATACCCTGGGGCCGCAAATCAAATGGGGTCTTCTGAACTATCCAGCCACGAAGGCGAGTATTCGCACATATGAAGCACGGCGCGACCAGCAATATCTGACGTATCAGAAGACCGTCCTCACTGCCTTTCAGGACGTTGAGAATGCGCTGAGCGCCTATGGCAAAGAAAAAGAAGCGTACTCCGCATTGGAGGAAGAAGTCAGGCAATATGACAAAGCCGCAAGCATCGCGATGACCCGATATACCCAAGGCTTGAGCAACTTTCTTGATGTCCTGGACGCACAACGGTCGTTGTATACCGCGCAGGACGCGCTGGTCCAAAGCCGAGCCGCGCTCGCTATTGATCTCATCGCGCTGTACAAGGCGCTCGGCGGCGGTTGGGAACACAATGACCTGGTCGCCCACGCCGTTCAACGGACCAACGTGAAGGAGTGA